One part of the Streptomyces lydicus genome encodes these proteins:
- the polX gene encoding DNA polymerase/3'-5' exonuclease PolX: protein MVRPNEEVEALLREYADLVLITGGDAFKARAYEKAARAIGGHHADVSKLDAAGLREIPNVGRSIADKVIQYLQTGRMPAVEDVRSKVPAGVRQLMAIPTLGPRKAMALYEDLHISSVPELLDALHEERLRDLKGFGPKTEENILHGIGLMQAAGDRVPVNVAMDVAEEIVAELSVLSGCESCTYAGSLRRMRETIGDVDVLVAAGRSAPFMDAFTRLPGTAEVIAHGMKKTSIRTTKGLQIDLRVVPPDSWGAGLQYFTGSKAHNIRTREMAVHRKLKLSEYGLFHAESGKKIVSQSEEEIYARLGLPWIPPTLREDRGEIAAGLRGELPALVTEADIRGDLHTHTDLTDGLAPLDEMVEAAARRGLRYYAITDHAPNLSMQRMTDEKVLAQRERVRELDGRHRKMRLLHGTELNIDPDGNVDWPQEFLRDFDLCVASVHSHFHQGRDALTRRLVTACENPEVNIIGHPTTRLLGKRPGLDMDLDVVFAACARTGTALEINAHPDRLDLSDELILRAKRYGVKFAVNTDAHAPLHLAYLRYGVGTAQRGWLTAGDVINTWPLARLRRFLDKKGSAGAPSSS from the coding sequence GTGGTCCGGCCCAACGAGGAGGTCGAGGCGCTGCTCCGTGAGTATGCGGACCTCGTCCTGATCACCGGTGGAGACGCGTTCAAGGCCCGCGCCTACGAGAAGGCCGCACGTGCCATCGGCGGCCACCACGCCGACGTGTCGAAGCTCGATGCCGCAGGGCTGCGGGAGATCCCGAACGTCGGAAGGTCCATCGCCGACAAGGTGATCCAGTATCTGCAGACCGGCAGGATGCCCGCCGTGGAGGATGTCAGGTCGAAGGTCCCCGCAGGCGTGCGCCAGCTGATGGCCATCCCCACCCTCGGTCCCAGAAAGGCCATGGCACTCTACGAGGACCTGCACATCTCCTCGGTGCCGGAACTCCTCGACGCCCTCCACGAGGAGCGGCTGCGCGACCTCAAGGGCTTCGGCCCGAAGACCGAGGAGAACATCCTGCACGGCATCGGCCTGATGCAGGCCGCGGGCGACCGGGTGCCGGTCAATGTCGCCATGGACGTCGCCGAGGAGATCGTGGCCGAGCTGTCCGTCCTGTCCGGCTGCGAGAGCTGCACGTACGCCGGATCGCTGCGCCGGATGCGGGAGACCATCGGTGACGTGGACGTCCTCGTGGCCGCGGGCCGCTCCGCCCCCTTCATGGACGCCTTCACACGACTGCCGGGCACGGCTGAGGTCATCGCCCACGGCATGAAGAAGACCTCCATCCGCACCACGAAGGGCCTGCAGATCGATCTGCGGGTCGTGCCGCCCGACTCCTGGGGCGCGGGGCTGCAGTACTTCACCGGCTCCAAGGCACACAACATCCGCACCCGTGAGATGGCCGTGCACCGCAAGCTGAAGCTCTCCGAATACGGCCTGTTCCACGCCGAGAGCGGAAAGAAGATCGTCTCGCAGTCCGAGGAGGAGATCTACGCGCGACTCGGTCTGCCCTGGATCCCGCCGACGCTGCGAGAGGACCGCGGCGAGATCGCCGCGGGGCTGCGCGGCGAGTTGCCGGCCCTGGTCACGGAGGCGGACATCAGGGGCGACCTGCACACCCACACCGACCTGACGGACGGCCTCGCCCCGCTGGACGAGATGGTGGAAGCCGCCGCCCGGCGGGGTTTGCGCTACTACGCGATCACCGACCATGCCCCGAACCTCTCCATGCAGCGGATGACCGACGAAAAGGTGCTGGCCCAGCGTGAGCGGGTACGCGAACTCGACGGCAGGCACCGGAAGATGCGCCTCCTGCACGGCACCGAGCTCAATATCGACCCGGACGGGAACGTGGACTGGCCGCAAGAGTTCCTGCGGGACTTCGACCTCTGCGTGGCCTCCGTGCACTCGCACTTCCACCAGGGGCGGGACGCCCTGACCCGCCGGCTCGTCACAGCCTGCGAGAACCCGGAGGTCAACATCATCGGGCACCCGACCACCCGGCTCCTCGGCAAGCGGCCGGGCCTCGACATGGACCTCGACGTGGTGTTCGCCGCTTGCGCCCGCACCGGGACGGCGCTGGAGATCAACGCCCATCCCGACCGGCTCGACCTGTCCGACGAGCTCATCCTGCGGGCCAAACGGTACGGCGTGAAGTTCGCAGTCAACACCGACGCCCATGCGCCGCTCCACCTGGCGTACCTGCGCTACGGCGTGGGCACCGCCCAGCGGGGCTGGCTGACCGCCGGCGACGTGATCAACACCTGGCCCCTGGCCCGCTTGCGCCGCTTCCTCGACAAGAAGGGCTCTGCCGGCGCGCCGTCGTCGTCCTGA
- a CDS encoding DUF6333 family protein, translating to MTDINFWTRPSDRMVRGCGGRYNITVLQPPFAVRAEDLPANDPVAARAFAEAFPTVDAVLEELDPVSAYATPYLATRADLDVIQVGCWGNVLAISDPAMVDDGNDTPLLYEVTRLRERFPDARIVGRVEVDCGESHTEDIIQLPGGPMFHASGWPTMDPWALTGDPRAVAAALGIGADVLEEHEIDFDADPGDVEWADFATLALGEADPWPMAGLKTSVFRVRHTESSTRKMEELFFIGG from the coding sequence ATGACCGACATCAACTTCTGGACCCGGCCGTCCGACCGGATGGTCCGGGGCTGCGGTGGCCGCTACAACATCACCGTCCTGCAACCCCCGTTCGCGGTCCGCGCCGAGGACCTGCCGGCCAACGACCCCGTCGCGGCACGGGCGTTCGCCGAGGCGTTCCCGACCGTCGATGCGGTTCTTGAGGAGCTGGACCCGGTGTCCGCCTACGCGACTCCCTATCTGGCGACGCGCGCCGACTTGGACGTGATCCAGGTCGGGTGCTGGGGCAACGTGCTGGCGATATCGGATCCGGCGATGGTCGACGACGGCAATGACACCCCGCTGCTGTACGAGGTGACCAGGCTGCGGGAGCGGTTCCCCGACGCACGGATCGTCGGCCGGGTCGAGGTGGACTGCGGCGAGTCCCATACCGAGGACATCATCCAGCTGCCGGGAGGGCCGATGTTCCACGCCTCGGGGTGGCCCACGATGGATCCGTGGGCGCTGACCGGTGACCCCCGTGCCGTCGCCGCGGCGCTGGGCATCGGCGCCGACGTCCTGGAAGAGCATGAGATCGACTTCGACGCCGATCCCGGCGACGTCGAATGGGCCGACTTCGCCACCCTCGCACTGGGAGAGGCCGACCCGTGGCCCATGGCCGGCCTCAAGACCTCCGTCTTCCGCGTGCGGCACACCGAGTCCTCCACCCGGAAGATGGAAGAGCTGTTCTTCATCGGTGGTTGA
- a CDS encoding Fpg/Nei family DNA glycosylase, with protein MPEMPEVEALGRFLEERLAGRAVARVYPVSVAALKTFEPPLTALEGRAFDGVARHGKFLALRADGLYLVMHLARAGWVRWSERLPTAPPRPGKGPLALRVRLAAPDGAGFDVTEAGTQKHLAVYVVTDPRDVPGIARLGPDPLAEDFTRAAFAGMLAGERRQIKGVLRDQGVLAGIGNAYSDEILHAARMSPFKLAATLSEDEVTLLYTAVRATLGEAVERARGLAPADLKEGKRSGLRVHGRTGEPCPVCGDTIREVSFSDSALQYCPTCQTGGKPLADRRLSRLLK; from the coding sequence ATGCCCGAGATGCCCGAGGTGGAGGCGCTGGGCCGGTTCCTGGAGGAGCGGCTGGCCGGCCGGGCGGTCGCGCGGGTGTATCCCGTGTCGGTGGCCGCGTTGAAGACCTTTGAGCCGCCGCTGACCGCGCTGGAGGGGCGGGCGTTCGACGGGGTGGCGCGCCACGGGAAGTTTCTGGCGCTGCGCGCCGACGGGCTGTACCTGGTGATGCACCTGGCCAGGGCGGGTTGGGTGCGGTGGAGCGAACGACTGCCGACGGCGCCGCCACGCCCGGGCAAGGGGCCGCTGGCGCTGCGGGTGCGGCTCGCCGCACCGGACGGGGCGGGCTTCGACGTGACCGAGGCGGGCACCCAGAAACACCTCGCGGTGTATGTCGTGACCGATCCGCGGGACGTACCGGGGATCGCGCGGCTGGGGCCCGATCCGCTGGCCGAGGACTTCACCCGGGCGGCCTTCGCCGGGATGCTGGCGGGGGAGCGGCGGCAGATCAAGGGAGTCCTGCGGGACCAGGGCGTACTGGCGGGGATCGGCAACGCCTACTCCGACGAGATCCTGCACGCGGCGCGGATGTCGCCGTTCAAGCTGGCCGCCACGCTGTCCGAGGACGAGGTGACCCTGCTGTACACGGCGGTCCGCGCGACGCTGGGTGAAGCGGTCGAACGGGCCCGCGGGCTGGCGCCGGCGGACCTCAAGGAGGGGAAGAGGAGCGGGCTGCGGGTGCACGGGCGGACCGGCGAGCCCTGCCCGGTCTGCGGGGACACGATCCGCGAGGTGTCCTTCAGCGATTCGGCATTGCAGTACTGCCCCACCTGCCAGACCGGCGGCAAGCCGCTGGCCGACCGCCGGTTGTCGCGGCTGCTGAAGTAG
- a CDS encoding ABC transporter permease, producing MSEAPAAPHTASADGPATPGRLDLLLVPPRSRTGWRVLPARVVAMCVVELQKLRHDRTELYTRAVQPALWLLVFGETFTRIKAIPTGGIPYIDYLAPGIIAQSAMFIAIFYGIMIIWERDAGILTKLLVTPTPRSALIAGKGFAAGVKALIQAVVVIVIAALLGVAMTWNPLRLLGVAVAVVLGSAFFSCLSMTIAGIVLTRDRLMGIGQAITMPLFFASNALYPVAIMPGWLQTVSRVNPLSYQVDALRGLLLGTHAHLALDYGVLVGSAALGIAAASSLLGRLAR from the coding sequence ATGTCCGAAGCACCCGCCGCACCGCACACCGCGTCGGCTGACGGCCCCGCCACCCCCGGCCGGCTGGACCTGCTGCTCGTCCCGCCGCGCTCCCGCACCGGCTGGCGGGTGCTGCCCGCCCGGGTCGTGGCGATGTGCGTGGTCGAACTGCAGAAGCTGCGCCACGACCGGACCGAGCTGTACACCCGGGCGGTCCAGCCGGCCCTCTGGCTCCTGGTCTTCGGCGAGACCTTCACCCGCATCAAGGCCATCCCGACCGGCGGCATCCCGTACATCGACTATCTGGCGCCCGGCATCATCGCCCAGTCCGCCATGTTCATCGCGATCTTCTACGGCATCATGATCATCTGGGAGCGGGACGCCGGCATCCTCACCAAGCTGCTCGTGACGCCGACGCCGCGCTCCGCCCTGATCGCCGGCAAGGGATTCGCGGCCGGGGTGAAGGCGCTGATCCAGGCCGTCGTCGTGATCGTCATCGCCGCACTGCTGGGCGTGGCGATGACCTGGAACCCGCTGCGCCTGCTCGGTGTGGCCGTCGCGGTGGTCCTCGGCTCGGCCTTCTTCTCCTGCCTGTCGATGACCATCGCGGGCATCGTGCTGACCCGCGACCGCCTGATGGGCATCGGCCAGGCCATCACCATGCCGCTGTTCTTCGCCTCCAACGCCCTCTACCCGGTGGCGATCATGCCCGGCTGGCTCCAGACCGTCAGCCGCGTCAACCCCCTCAGCTACCAGGTCGACGCGCTACGCGGCCTGCTGCTGGGCACCCACGCCCATCTGGCCCTGGACTACGGCGTCCTCGTCGGCTCCGCCGCCCTCGGCATCGCTGCCGCCTCCTCCCTCCTGGGCCGCCTGGCCCGCTGA
- a CDS encoding ATP-binding cassette domain-containing protein — protein sequence MTSDGAHRPTPDGGPRPDAVTCRALRYSFGETVAVDGVDLSVRPGEVFGLLGPNGAGKTTLIRCITTLLPVPAGTVRVYGHDAAKERMAVRRLLGYVPQQLSADAGLTGRENVALFARVFDVPRRERAERVAQALAAVGLTEAAGRLAKTYSGGMIRRLELAQALVSAPRLLMLDEPTIGLDPIARTSVWEHINAVRAATGMTVLVTTHYMDEADQYCDRVALMHLGRIRALGTPDDLKEALRTRRRAAHTPTPPIEPTASLASLASRSADAAPTLEDVFRDVAGSGLDERSGDFRDVRSTRRTAHRVG from the coding sequence ATGACCTCTGACGGCGCGCACCGGCCGACCCCGGACGGCGGCCCCCGGCCCGACGCCGTGACCTGCCGGGCGCTGCGCTACTCCTTCGGCGAGACCGTGGCCGTGGACGGCGTGGACCTCTCCGTACGCCCCGGCGAGGTCTTCGGCCTGCTCGGCCCGAACGGCGCGGGCAAGACCACCCTGATCCGCTGCATCACCACCCTGCTGCCCGTACCGGCCGGCACGGTACGGGTGTACGGCCACGACGCGGCGAAGGAGCGGATGGCGGTCCGCCGGCTGCTGGGCTACGTCCCGCAGCAGCTCTCCGCCGACGCCGGGCTGACCGGCCGGGAGAACGTCGCGCTGTTCGCCCGGGTCTTCGACGTCCCGCGCCGCGAGCGCGCCGAGCGCGTCGCCCAGGCACTGGCCGCCGTCGGCCTCACCGAAGCGGCCGGCCGGCTCGCCAAGACCTACTCCGGCGGCATGATCCGCCGCCTCGAACTCGCCCAGGCGCTGGTCAGCGCACCCCGTCTGCTGATGCTCGACGAGCCCACCATCGGCCTGGACCCGATCGCCCGCACCTCCGTCTGGGAACACATCAACGCCGTACGCGCCGCCACCGGCATGACCGTCCTGGTCACCACCCACTACATGGACGAGGCCGACCAGTACTGCGACCGCGTGGCCCTGATGCACCTCGGCCGCATCAGGGCCCTCGGGACCCCGGACGACCTCAAGGAGGCCCTGCGCACCCGCCGCCGCGCCGCGCACACCCCCACCCCACCGATCGAACCCACCGCGTCACTCGCCTCACTCGCATCGCGCTCAGCCGACGCCGCACCGACGCTTGAGGACGTCTTCCGGGACGTCGCCGGCAGCGGTCTCGACGAGCGGTCAGGAGACTTCCGCGATGTCCGAAGCACCCGCCGCACCGCACACCGCGTCGGCTGA
- a CDS encoding MarR family winged helix-turn-helix transcriptional regulator — MAAGEFPDSLADVLAGVQRLIRRRLRAGLTVPRLRGAQVELLRLVAARPGIRVSDAAKELYLAGNSVSTLVNQLSRAGCLRRETAPGDRRSALLFPTPAARSRLHDWEVRRSALVREQVARLSEADQVALAAALPALRRLAHNLHEETEEAHDL; from the coding sequence ATGGCTGCAGGGGAGTTCCCCGACTCGCTCGCCGACGTGCTGGCCGGTGTCCAGCGCCTCATCCGGCGCCGGCTGCGGGCCGGCCTGACCGTTCCCCGTCTGCGCGGTGCGCAGGTGGAACTCCTGCGCCTGGTCGCCGCCCGCCCCGGCATACGGGTCTCGGACGCCGCGAAGGAGCTCTACCTCGCGGGCAATTCGGTCTCCACCCTCGTCAACCAGCTCAGCCGGGCCGGCTGCCTGCGCCGCGAGACCGCCCCCGGTGACCGCCGCTCGGCCCTGCTGTTCCCCACCCCGGCCGCGCGGTCCCGGCTGCACGACTGGGAGGTCCGCCGCAGCGCCCTGGTACGCGAGCAGGTCGCGCGGCTGTCCGAGGCCGATCAGGTGGCGCTGGCCGCGGCCCTCCCGGCGCTGCGCAGGCTCGCCCACAACCTGCACGAGGAGACGGAGGAGGCCCATGACCTCTGA
- a CDS encoding DUF3995 domain-containing protein → MRRRPERTGAGPSTLWARVACGWAAAFAGLHFYWALGGAVGLSVSAGPLATERPLWFVVAGLWGVGALCLLGALLAWLLARSGLRGVPALSARWLGWGVSALLLVRGLGIEVLLLTGTTYPDTSVSAGQRAWTLALWNPWFIAGGLAFGLAALRAGRRAAPSDGP, encoded by the coding sequence GTGAGACGCCGACCGGAGCGAACCGGCGCGGGGCCGTCCACGCTGTGGGCGCGTGTCGCGTGCGGGTGGGCGGCCGCGTTCGCCGGGCTGCACTTCTACTGGGCCCTCGGCGGTGCGGTGGGGCTGAGCGTCTCCGCAGGTCCGCTGGCAACCGAGCGCCCGCTGTGGTTCGTCGTGGCCGGTCTGTGGGGTGTGGGGGCGCTCTGCCTCCTCGGTGCCCTGCTGGCATGGTTGCTCGCCCGCTCCGGGCTCCGCGGCGTTCCCGCCCTGTCGGCGAGGTGGCTGGGGTGGGGCGTCAGCGCTCTCCTACTGGTCCGGGGCCTCGGCATCGAGGTGCTGCTGTTGACCGGCACGACGTATCCGGACACCTCGGTGAGCGCGGGGCAGCGGGCCTGGACGCTGGCCCTCTGGAACCCCTGGTTCATCGCCGGAGGACTGGCCTTCGGCCTCGCCGCCCTTCGGGCCGGCAGGCGCGCTGCCCCATCGGACGGGCCGTAG
- a CDS encoding DUF6191 domain-containing protein → MTVLLMSFPAFAALLALFALVESAWRRVTGLGLVPWLRRRTGPSWSTVAFDEFTAVVNGNKTVELEQRRVELLRRDDESDGAPPRAGIDLAKGTALIVVAGEADGRCADGRAGEGRR, encoded by the coding sequence GTGACGGTTCTGCTCATGTCGTTCCCGGCGTTCGCTGCTCTGCTGGCCTTGTTCGCCCTGGTGGAGAGCGCGTGGCGGCGGGTCACGGGACTCGGCCTGGTCCCGTGGCTCCGCAGGCGCACGGGGCCGTCGTGGTCGACCGTCGCCTTCGATGAGTTCACGGCGGTCGTGAACGGAAACAAGACGGTGGAGCTGGAGCAGCGGAGGGTGGAACTGCTGCGGCGGGACGACGAGAGCGACGGTGCGCCGCCCCGTGCCGGCATCGACCTCGCCAAGGGCACGGCGCTCATCGTGGTGGCCGGCGAAGCGGACGGCCGGTGCGCTGACGGGCGCGCCGGTGAGGGCCGGCGGTGA
- a CDS encoding PP2C family protein-serine/threonine phosphatase, with amino-acid sequence MYRSGPGEPALERMPRERRPDRGGPAGTRAGTVENSGFEAPRRPAWMRWLPLAYLVFVMVLEAVTPTDWAVSFLLIALPMVAAYALGPLGVAAVTLCALVLEGVVAGTPCCTGHNLHQLWETHHVAAYLDTGLVGLLGVALAAHRQRQERHLVRAHSVAEALMRTLLRPVPHEVGRVLAAGLYRSGEVGTMVGGDLYDIRATEAGERAIIGDVRGKGLKAVRTVAALLGSFREAVDDGGDLLAVAARMERRMAREADELRDNELFVTAALVEYAARSGRVTIVNHGHIEPVLISGGRVTALTGPPALPLGLGTLADEEPVAYTHPFTPGDVLLLCTDGLIEARDHNGVFYPLLDRLRHRFGDGAAPGPDEVIDFLNTDLPRHTRVFHDDVAILAIAPHGTDGPPSP; translated from the coding sequence GTGTACAGATCGGGACCGGGTGAGCCGGCGCTCGAACGGATGCCTCGCGAGCGCCGGCCGGACCGCGGCGGCCCGGCCGGGACGCGCGCGGGGACCGTGGAGAACAGCGGCTTCGAGGCGCCCCGGCGCCCCGCGTGGATGCGCTGGCTGCCGCTCGCCTACCTCGTGTTCGTCATGGTGCTGGAGGCCGTGACGCCCACGGACTGGGCGGTGAGCTTCCTGCTGATCGCGCTGCCCATGGTCGCCGCCTACGCCCTCGGCCCGCTCGGCGTCGCCGCCGTCACGCTCTGCGCGCTCGTCCTGGAGGGCGTGGTGGCCGGCACCCCGTGCTGCACCGGCCACAACCTCCACCAGCTGTGGGAGACCCACCACGTGGCCGCGTACCTCGACACCGGCCTGGTCGGCCTGCTCGGTGTGGCGCTGGCCGCCCACCGGCAGCGCCAGGAACGGCACCTGGTGCGCGCCCACTCGGTGGCCGAGGCGCTGATGCGCACCCTGCTGCGCCCGGTGCCGCACGAGGTCGGGCGCGTCCTCGCGGCGGGTCTCTACCGCTCCGGTGAGGTCGGCACCATGGTCGGCGGGGACCTGTACGACATCCGCGCCACCGAGGCCGGCGAGCGCGCGATCATCGGTGACGTCCGCGGCAAGGGACTGAAGGCCGTCCGCACCGTCGCCGCCCTCCTCGGCAGCTTCCGCGAGGCCGTTGACGACGGCGGCGACCTGCTGGCCGTCGCGGCCCGTATGGAGCGGCGGATGGCACGCGAGGCCGACGAGCTGCGCGACAACGAACTGTTCGTCACCGCCGCCCTGGTCGAGTACGCAGCCCGATCCGGCCGGGTGACGATCGTCAACCACGGCCACATCGAGCCGGTCCTGATCTCCGGCGGCCGGGTCACCGCCCTCACCGGTCCGCCGGCCCTTCCGCTGGGCCTCGGCACCCTCGCCGACGAGGAGCCCGTCGCCTACACCCACCCCTTCACCCCCGGCGACGTCCTCCTGCTGTGCACCGACGGCCTGATCGAGGCCCGCGACCACAACGGCGTCTTCTACCCGCTCCTCGACCGCCTCCGGCACCGCTTCGGCGACGGCGCCGCCCCCGGCCCCGACGAGGTCATCGACTTCCTCAACACCGACCTGCCCCGTCACACCCGGGTCTTCCACGACGACGTGGCCATCCTGGCGATCGCGCCGCACGGGACCGACGGGCCGCCGTCCCCGTGA
- a CDS encoding S-methyl-5'-thioadenosine phosphorylase, whose translation MTSTGTTAPTAELAVIGGSGFYELLADAERHTVDTPYGEPSDAITLSEIGGRRVAFLPRHGSGHALPPHRINYRANLWALRSLGVRQILAPCAVGSLRPELGPGSVVVPDQLVDRTSGRTQTFYEEGAVHVSFSDPYCAHGREAVLEAAAATGAGATDGGTMVVIQGPRFSTRAESQWYAAAGWSLVNMTGHPEAVLARELALCYTAVALVTDLDAGIDAHQSVSQEEVFKVFAQNTERLRALVLETLDRLPKERTCACPDTLAGIDLPFPLP comes from the coding sequence ATGACCAGCACCGGAACCACCGCCCCCACCGCCGAGCTCGCCGTGATCGGCGGCAGCGGCTTCTACGAACTCCTCGCGGACGCCGAGCGCCACACCGTCGACACCCCCTACGGCGAGCCGTCCGACGCGATCACCCTCAGCGAGATCGGCGGCCGGCGGGTCGCCTTCCTGCCGCGCCACGGAAGCGGCCACGCCCTGCCGCCGCACCGGATCAACTACCGGGCGAACCTCTGGGCGCTGCGCTCGCTGGGCGTCCGACAGATCCTCGCCCCGTGCGCGGTCGGCTCGCTCCGCCCCGAGCTGGGCCCCGGCTCCGTCGTCGTCCCCGACCAGCTGGTGGACCGCACGAGCGGCCGGACGCAGACCTTCTACGAGGAGGGCGCGGTGCACGTCTCGTTCTCCGACCCCTACTGCGCGCACGGCAGGGAGGCGGTGCTGGAGGCGGCCGCCGCGACCGGGGCCGGGGCCACGGACGGCGGCACCATGGTCGTCATCCAGGGGCCGCGGTTCTCCACCCGCGCCGAATCGCAGTGGTACGCCGCCGCGGGCTGGTCGCTGGTCAACATGACCGGACACCCCGAGGCGGTGCTCGCCCGCGAACTCGCCCTCTGCTACACCGCGGTGGCCCTGGTCACCGACCTCGACGCGGGCATCGACGCGCACCAGAGCGTCTCGCAGGAAGAGGTCTTCAAGGTCTTCGCCCAGAACACCGAGCGGCTGCGCGCCCTGGTCCTGGAAACCCTCGACCGCCTCCCCAAGGAGCGCACCTGCGCCTGCCCCGACACCCTCGCGGGCATCGACCTGCCCTTCCCGCTGCCCTGA
- the mtnC gene encoding acireductone synthase, whose translation MSRAPVRAVVLDIEGTTGSADHVHTVLFPYARERFAAWFAAHRGEPRWTRTLEDIRTTTGAPGLDEAGAVAALHAWTDADVKAAPLKALQGEIWAAGYADGSLHGHVYDDVPEALARWQAAGIERHIYSSGSAAAQRNWFAHSNHGDLTGLLDGYFDLTTAGPKREPDSYRTISRALAVPPGHTLFLSDVAAELDAAAGAGWQTLAVRRPDDPRGTAVDGHPVLGDLTALHLPTDPDHDPAPAAP comes from the coding sequence GTGAGCCGCGCCCCCGTACGCGCCGTCGTCCTGGACATCGAGGGCACCACCGGCTCCGCCGACCACGTCCACACGGTGCTCTTCCCGTACGCGCGCGAGCGCTTCGCCGCCTGGTTCGCCGCCCATCGCGGCGAACCCCGGTGGACGCGCACCCTGGAGGACATCCGCACCACGACCGGGGCACCGGGCCTCGACGAGGCCGGCGCGGTCGCCGCGCTGCACGCCTGGACCGACGCCGACGTCAAAGCGGCCCCGCTCAAGGCACTTCAGGGCGAGATCTGGGCGGCGGGCTACGCCGACGGCTCCCTGCACGGACACGTCTACGACGACGTACCGGAGGCGCTGGCCCGCTGGCAGGCCGCCGGCATCGAGCGCCACATCTACTCCTCCGGTTCGGCGGCCGCCCAGCGCAACTGGTTCGCCCACAGCAACCACGGCGATCTGACCGGCCTGCTGGACGGCTACTTCGACCTGACGACCGCCGGCCCCAAGCGCGAGCCGGACTCCTACCGCACGATCAGCCGCGCCCTGGCGGTGCCACCCGGCCACACGCTCTTCCTCAGCGACGTGGCGGCCGAACTGGACGCCGCCGCCGGAGCCGGCTGGCAGACCCTCGCCGTACGCCGCCCGGACGACCCCCGCGGCACCGCCGTCGACGGCCACCCCGTCCTCGGCGACCTGACCGCACTGCACCTGCCCACCGACCCCGACCACGATCCCGCCCCCGCGGCGCCCTGA
- a CDS encoding 1,2-dihydroxy-3-keto-5-methylthiopentene dioxygenase, with protein MTLLQLMPDDAPGTVLLRTTDAATIAGELAGHGVELNHWPVRGPVAPEDDSDELLDRYRAEVGELCDRHGFRVVDVARLHPSDDPESAARAAKARTTFLEEHRHAENEVRFFAHGRGCFYLHLGDRVFATVCEAGDLLSVPAGTRHWFDMGTRPDFAAIRFFEEEDGWVGDFTADPLARSFPSLDELVAPAQRPAAR; from the coding sequence ATGACGCTCCTTCAGCTGATGCCGGACGACGCACCGGGCACCGTGCTGCTGCGCACCACCGACGCCGCCACCATCGCCGGCGAACTCGCCGGCCACGGCGTCGAGCTGAACCACTGGCCGGTCCGCGGCCCGGTCGCCCCGGAGGACGACAGCGACGAGCTGCTGGACCGCTATCGCGCGGAGGTCGGTGAGCTGTGCGACCGGCACGGCTTCCGCGTCGTGGACGTGGCCCGGCTGCACCCGTCCGACGACCCGGAGAGCGCCGCGCGGGCCGCCAAGGCCCGCACCACCTTCCTGGAGGAGCACCGGCACGCCGAGAACGAGGTGCGGTTCTTCGCCCACGGCCGCGGCTGCTTCTACCTCCACCTCGGCGACCGGGTCTTCGCCACGGTCTGCGAGGCGGGCGACCTGCTCTCGGTGCCGGCCGGCACCCGGCACTGGTTCGACATGGGCACCCGCCCCGACTTCGCGGCCATCCGCTTCTTCGAGGAGGAGGACGGCTGGGTCGGGGACTTCACCGCCGATCCCCTCGCCCGCTCCTTCCCCTCCCTCGACGAGCTCGTCGCCCCCGCGCAGCGGCCGGCGGCCCGGTGA